One segment of Thermomicrobiales bacterium DNA contains the following:
- a CDS encoding nitroreductase/quinone reductase family protein: MNDQIRAQLQQGHTIDITTTGRKSGNPTRIEIAFQNIDGTVYISGFPGRRDWYANLVADPDFTFHLKKDVQADLPARARPITNTAERRKILTTFTANWDRASEVDAWVESSPLVEVTFTEG, from the coding sequence TTGAACGATCAAATTCGCGCCCAGCTTCAACAGGGCCACACGATCGACATCACCACCACCGGTCGCAAGAGCGGTAATCCAACGCGTATCGAGATCGCTTTCCAGAACATCGACGGCACGGTCTACATCTCCGGCTTTCCCGGACGCCGCGACTGGTACGCCAACCTCGTCGCCGACCCCGATTTCACGTTCCATCTGAAGAAGGATGTCCAGGCCGACCTGCCAGCCCGCGCCCGCCCAATCACCAACACCGCCGAACGCCGCAAGATCCTGACAACATTCACTGCCAACTGGGATCGCGCAAGTGAAGTCGACGCCTGGGTCGAAAGTTCGCCGCTGGTGGAAGTGACGTTCACCGAGGGCTAG